In one window of Gossypium arboreum isolate Shixiya-1 chromosome 4, ASM2569848v2, whole genome shotgun sequence DNA:
- the LOC108460569 gene encoding pre-mRNA-splicing factor ATP-dependent RNA helicase DEAH1-like, with amino-acid sequence MSGDSKSGKWECNDALKAWVSDRLLALLGFSSPEFVEFAIGLAKQATSAADVVGKLEEYGLAFSDDLHLFAEEIFSKVPWKVSPRKQKTYENEGGTGTGSGKAVFEDQIEFIKESMLKVDDEMSIESPQISKAKSELETLHEDRRTLPIYAHRDSLLKAIEEHQVLVIVGETGSGKTTQIPQYLHEAGYTKRGKVACTQPRRVAAMSVAARVSQEMDVKLGHEVGYSIRFEDYTSEKTVLKYMTDGKLLRELLGEPDLASYSVIMVDEAHERTVSTDVLFGLLKDIARFRKDIKILISSATPDASKFSDFFDCAPIYRIPGRRYPVEIQYTKAPVADYLDAAIVTVLQIHVTQPPGDMLVFLTGQEEIESAEEILKHKISGFGLEIPKLVICKIFSNLPTELQAKIFQPIPIGSRKVVLATNIAEASLTIDGINYVIDPGFCKIESYNPRTGMESLQVTSISKASANQRAGRSGRTGPDSRNSEFAELRFYGSTIE; translated from the exons ATGTCTGGTGATTCAAAATCCGGAAAATGGGAATGTAATGATGCTTTGAAGGCTTGGGTCTCTGATAGGTTACTGGCGTTGCTGGGGTTTTCCAGTCCCGAGTTCGTTGAGTTTGCCATTGGACTAGCTAAGCAAGCGACATCGGCTGCTGATGTAGTAGGGAAGCTTGAAGAATACGGCTTGGCATTTTCCGATGATCTTCATTTGTTTGCTGAAGAAATCTTCTCCAAAGTTCCTTGGAAAGTATCGCCAAGGAAGCAAAAGACTTACGAAAATGAAGGTGGCACTGGTACCGGTTCGGGAAAAGCTGTGTTTGAGGACCAGATTGAGTTTATCAAGGAATCCATGTTGAAGGTTGATGATGAGATGTCAATCGAGTCACCCCAGATTTCCAAGGCAAAATCCGAATTGGAGACGCTACATGAAGACCGGAGAACGTTGCCAATTTATGCACATCGAGATAGTCTGCTTAAAGCTATTGAAGAACATCAGGTTCTTGTTATCGTAGGTGAAACTGGTTCAGGGAAGACTACACAGATACCACAATATCTCCATGAAGCTGGTTATACGAAACGTGGGAAGGTTGCTTGTACACAGCCTCGAAGAGTTGCTGCTATGAGTGTTGCTGCTCGTGTTTCTCAAGAAATGGATGTCAAACTCGGTCATGAAGTTGGTTATTCTATCCGTTTCGAAGATTATACTTCTGAAAAGACTGTTTTGAAATATATGACAGATGGTAAGCTGTTGCGAGAATTGCTTGGCGAACCTGATCTCGCGAGCTATAGTGTGATAATGGTGGATGAGGCTCATGAAAGAACTGTCTCTACCGATGTTCTTTTCGGATTGTTGAAGGATATAGCACGATTTAGAAAAGATATCAAAATACTTATTTCAAGTGCTACACCTGACGCAAGCAAGTTCAGTGATTTTTTCGATTGTGCTCCGATTTATCGAATTCCCGGGAGACGGTATCCTGTTGAGATACAATATACAAAAGCACCAGTAGCGGATTACTTGGATGCTGCAATTGTTACAGTACTTCAAATCCATGTGACACAACCACCCGGAGATATGTTGGTGTTTCTTACGGGTCAAGAAGAAATCGAGTCTGCAGAAGAAATTTTGAAGCATAAGATAAGTGGATTTGGGTTGGAAATTCCGAAACTTGTTATCTGCAAAATATTCTCAAACCTTCCGACCGAGCTTCAAGCGAAAATATTTCAACCGATTCCTATCGGTTCACGGAAGGTAGTCTTGGCAACAAATATTGCAGAAGCATCATTAACTATTGATGGTATTAATTATGTTATTGATCCAGGCTTTTGCAAGATAGAATCTTATAATCCGAGGACCGGGATGGAGTCTTTGCAGGTAACATCAATCTCTAAAGCATCCGCTAATCAACGTGCTGGTCGGTCTGGACGAACAGGTCCTG ATTCTCGGAATTCAGAATTTGCTGAACTTCGATTTTATGGATCCACCATCGAATGA
- the LOC108460572 gene encoding pre-mRNA-splicing factor ATP-dependent RNA helicase DEAH1-like: MAGFPLDPMLSKMIVASDKYKCSDEVISIAAMLSVGNSIFYRPKGEQVHADHARMSFHTGNVGDHIALMNVYNSWRETNYSTQWCYENYVQAINKAITSGFFSHSARLQNYGSYRTVKHPWIVHIHPSSGLADNFPRWVVYHEVVLTTKEYMRNVTELKPEWLVEIAPHYYQMKDIKDA; the protein is encoded by the exons ATGGCAGGGTTCCCTCTCGATCCAATGCTATCGAAAATGATAGTTGCTTCCGATAAGTATAAATGTTCGGATGAAGTTATTTCCATTGCTGCTATGCTTTCTGTTGGGAATTCGATCTTTTACCGTCCAAAAGGCGAACAAGTTCATGCTGATCACGCGAGGATGAGTTTTCATACCGGTAACGTCGGTGACCATATTGCTTTAATGAATGTTTACAATTCCTGGAGGGAAACGAACTACTCGACACAATGGTGTTACGAAAATTATGTTCAG GCTATAAACAAGGCCATTACATCTGGATTTTTCTCTCATTCGGCCAGGTTGCAGAACTACGGTTCTTACCGAACTGTGAAGCATCCGTGGATCGTCCATATACATCCAAGCTCGGGCTTAGCAGACAACTTCCCGAGATGGGTTGTATACCATGAAGTAGTTCTTACCACCAAGGAATACATGAGAAATGTAACTGAGCTGAAACCGGAATGGCTGGTCGAAATAGCCCCACATTACTACCAAATGAAAGACATCAAAGATGCCTGA
- the LOC108460571 gene encoding squamosa promoter-binding-like protein 2 — MSFISLMEWNEQTPLQWDWENLMLNATATEIPRRLRPVEWDIDEGEGGLDSVSVNSSSVAGCSGGSGSDLGLVSLSKNLKSASIDSLSMGEAKLTKFTLEASEAIPDDISNKKEVSGIETTSTSLTLVASVGSGEPLLSLKLGKQTYFEDVSTGTNATDSSYSATLGTSSPLSAKRSKLNCRSTHVVRCQVKGCNLDLSSARDYHRKHKVCENHSKSPKVIVSGLERRFCQQCSRFHALSEFDENKRSCRRRLSDHNARRRKPQTEATHFNAARIPSLSSSSYDGKQRTSFVWNEVPILHNARPNKKFALEGTFYSKSSQMTSYTPTKLGNINEQVQLNPITMRCHDFNKFLPSKGKQNTAEVLDGGVEQSMVASNTGRAQELQRALSLLSNDSQISSEPKHGSLTYPIMHVNLTSTSQPAMNAIPQGFQHALPENWQIEQEEETTTKSRMHTSDVDDRFREFLLLKAPYDGGFYS, encoded by the exons ATGAGTTTTATCTCTCTGATGGAGTGGAACGAACAGACCCCGTTGCAATGGGACTGGGAAAACCTAATGTTAAACGCAACAGCAACTGAAATCCCGAGAAGGCTAAGACCCGTAGAGTGGGATATTGATGAAGGGGAAGGAGGATTGGACTCTGTGTCTGTCAATTCTTCCAGTGTTGCTGGTTGTAGTGGTGGTTCTGGCTCGGATTTAGGCCTTGTGTCTTTGTCTAAAAATTTGAAATCGGCATCCATTGATTCTTTATCTATGGGGGAGGCAAAATTGACCAAATTTACTTTGGAGGCTTCTGAAGCTATCCCAGATGATATAAGCAATAAGAAAGAAGTTTCTGGGATTGAGACAACCAGTACTTCCTTGACACTCGTGGCTTCTGTTGGCTCTGGTGAGCCATTACTCAGTTTAAAGCTTGGCAAACAAACATACTTTGAAGATGTTAGTACGGGAACCAATGCTACGGATTCATCTTATTCTGCCACTCTGGGAACATCATCTCCTTTATCTGCAAAGAGATCCAAACTGAATTGTCGAAGCACACATGTTGTACGTTGCCAAGTCAAAGGCTGTAACCTTGACCTTTCTTCTGCTCGAGATTACCATCGGAAACACAAAGTTTGTGAAAATCATTCAAAGAGTCCGAAGGTCATTGTTAGCGGTCTGGAACGCCGGTTCTGCCAGCAATGTAGCAg GTTCCATGCGCTGTCGGAATTTGATGAAAACAAACGAAGCTGTCGTCGGCGACTTTCCGACCACAATGCGAGACGCCGCAAACCGCAAACTGAAGCTACCCACTTCAATGCTGCAAGGATTCCATCATTGTCATCATCGTCATATG ATGGGAAGCAACGTACGAGTTTTGTCTGGAATGAAGTCCCAATTCTTCATAATGCTAGACCCAACAAGAAATTTGCATTGGAAGGCACGTTCTACTCCAAGTCCTCTCAAATGACAAGTTATACGCCTACGAAACTTGGAAACATCAATGAACAGGTGCAACTAAATCCCATCACGATGCGATGTCATGATTTCAACAAATTCCTACCCTCTAAGGGTAAGCAAAACACGGCTGAGGTTCTTGATGGAG GTGTAGAACAATCTATGGTTGCTTCAAACACCGGCAGAGCTCAAGAACTTCAACGTGCTCTCTCTCTTCTGTCAAATGATTCCCAGATTTCAAGTGAACCGAAACACGGTTCACTTACCTACCCCATTATGCATGTCAACCTTACCAGTACATCTCAGCCAGCAATGAATGCAATCCCACAAGGTTTTCAACATGCCTTGCCAGAAAACTGGCAGATCGAACAAGAAGAAGAAACAACCACCAAGTCCCGCATGCATACTAGCGACGTCGACGACCGTTTTCGGGAGTTCCTATTGCTTAAGGCTCCATATGATGGTGGCTTTTACTCCTGA
- the LOC108459436 gene encoding uncharacterized protein LOC108459436, producing MESIQDIETINQAIQKLIEEKRIKYTSSDVKFSQDDDDDEQVLSRLLSQLESLKGVERSTVPKEETSPSIDKSEPKIKNDNQERGGGNGGVEEEIVKELKAVKRQNTITHCLLSALIVVTLIWELSEVSLVLKLRDGMSHPFRSFGSLLAGMLPSPGKINVVGNGDDDKDGNDHNIVDPLLPSVRMPELPHVEFPHMGSNDEE from the exons ATGGAATCGATTCAAGATATCGAGACGATCAATCAAGCAATCCAAAAACTCATTGAAGAAAAAAGAATCAAATATACATCATCTGATGTTAAGTTCTCtcaagatgatgatgatgatgaacaaGTCCTCTCCAGATTACTTTCTCAG TTAGAATCATTGAAAGGAGTTGAAAGATCAACTGTACCAAAAGAGGAAACATCCCCAAGCATTGACAAATCAGAGCCAAAGATCAAAAACGACAACCAAGAAAGAGGTGGTGGAAATGGAGGAGTAGAGGAAGAGATAGTGAAAGAGCTCAAAGCGGTGAAGAGACAGAACACAATAACTCATTGTCTGCTTTCGGCCCTCATCGTCGTCACCCTAATTTGGGAACTCTCCGAGGTTTCCTTGGTTCTCAAACTCCGAGACGGTATGAGTCACCCTTTTCGATCGTTCGGAAGTTTGCTTGCCGGAATGCTGCCAAGCCCTGGCAAGATTAATGTTGTTGGTAACGGGGACGACGACAAAGATGGCAACGATCATAACATTGTTGACCCTTTGCTTCCTTCCGTTAGAATGCCTGAGCTTCCCCATGTTGAGTTTCCGCATATGGGATCAAACGATGAAGAATAG
- the LOC108460004 gene encoding uncharacterized protein LOC108460004 has translation MPSSLKRRPTLSFTLSSLSFAYKKLHRFKYSINKSQLPSCPCKPYRETMSDWGPIIVALVLFVLLTPGLLFQVPGHHRCVEFGNFKTSGASILVHSLLYFGLICVFLLAIKVHLYLG, from the coding sequence ATGCCTTCATCGCTTAAACGCCGCCCCACACTCTCTTTCACTTTATCTTCTCTTTCATTTGCATATAAAAAACTCCATAGATTCAAATACTCCATCAATAAATCACAGTTGCCTAGTTGCCCTTGCAAACCTTACCGTGAAACGATGTCGGACTGGGGTCCAATTATCGTGGCGTTGGTTCTTTTCGTGCTGCTAACGCCGGGGTTGTTGTTTCAAGTTCCCGGCCACCACAGGTGCGTGGAGTTCGGCAACTTTAAGACCAGTGGGGCTTCGATTCTCGTGCATTCGTTGTTGTATTTTGGGCTCATTTGTGTGTTTTTGTTGGCTATTAAGGTTCATTTGTATTTAGGTTGA
- the LOC108459140 gene encoding uncharacterized protein LOC108459140 — protein MEPSLNHIIISSGEPKKSANNITYMDVSLYKAAAVGKIEEFKNYRRLELESLKTPNHDNVLHVNLSTSECIGQRTRSDFIEQILFKCPSLLLQTNAKGQTPLHVAARNGHSAIVKLLIKSRAKATDEDLKKLGTDQLNAVREMLRNTDQESNTALHVAVRYGHVEVVQELLEFENPDFPYFVNRNQETPLYIAARRGDKLSLVILLDKLESVAHGGPYGRTALHAAAMAGDVEATKIIVENKGDLTKETDENGHTPLHYAAHLGHDSVVEELLKWDLLAAYVGDKEWEMTPLLMAARQGHGQIVTKILSSCPGCCEKVDKRGWNFLHFVAIRDHSLFKILQRDNGCSTIYGIVKNLRQWKNALGITPQEVYDTCRSRFHITDQRTEKMEQIMELLKDITDEEVAEKPVRPIPWITISADRLEKEREVQLAVAALIATVTFAVAITVPGGLEREKGSEQVTPFFIHDAAFKAFVVTDALAFLLSLCALFFHFGMLPPFFSIQRPPFMSHVLATTFLGYAMYAMTGRNRSTKMEPEEDITHMDAWLYKAAAEGNIEVFNNNQQLQLKSLKTPNRDNVLHVNLATQEIAAWLFNRLPSILRFLPVNYVPFYSLLIFYITMIRGEKRSDFVEQILSKDRSLLTQTNAKGQTPLHVAASNGHSAIVKLLIKYCARARNGDLENLGMDQLIAVREMLRITDQESNTALHEAAGCGNVEVVKALLEFEDPDFQYSANKKQETPLYIAARKRGSGRLLTLLLDKPESTAHGGPHGRTVLHAALMAGDAEAIRVILEKKGNLTKERDEDGHTPLHYAAHLGSRLSVVEEVLKRDVSAAYIGDKKRGMTPLLMAARQGYLGTVSKILSLCPDCCEKVDNKGLTLFHYLAFRGFPYPSELSLFKCGGIEISFVKPSGIAISFVKNGGIETVYGSLRNLMNLEGAFGMTPQEVYYALRSNKQYQKQTQINEFLEEIQNDQVAEKPVCPNLLPTISAESLEKTRDAHLVVAALIATIAFAAAITVPGGLNSEKGSEQGTPLLIDEVAFKAFVITNALAFIFSVSALFIYFGVMDNILSGFKFWRETFLYRTRAISGLLGYATVAMMIAFSTGSYVVLKPSYGLAIVSYLICPAFFLSVLLILNIAYLCNI, from the exons ATGGAACCATCGTTAAACCACATTATTATTTCCTCTGGTGAACCTAAGAAGTCTGCAAACAACATTACTTACATGGACGTGTCGTTGTATAAAGCTGCAGCAGTAGGCAAAATTGAAGAATTCAAAAATTACCGGAGGCTTGAACTTGAGTCGCTGAAGACCCCAAACCATGACAACGTGCTCCATGTTAACTTATCAACCTCTGAGTGTATCGGGCAACGTACCAGATCAGATTTTATAGAACAAATCCTTTTCAAGTGTCCATCACTGCTACTACAAACAAATGCGAAAGGTCAAACTCCCTTGCATGTTGCAGCAAGGAATGGGCATTCTGCTATTGTGAAACTCCTAATCAAGTCTCGTGCCAAAGCTACTGATGAAGATTTAAAGAAGCTGGGAACGGATCAATTGAATGCAGTCAGAGAGATGCTGAGGAATACGGATCAGGAATCCAACACGGCTTTACATGTTGCAGTACGGTATGGTCACGTCGAAGTGGTGCAAGAATTGCTGGAGTTTGAAAACCCTGATTTCCCATATTTTGTCAACAGAAATCAGGAGACCCCACTTTACATAGCAGCTAGGAGAGGAGATAAGCTCTCTCTGGTTATACTATTAGATAAATTGGAATCAGTTGCTCATGGAGGCCCCTATGGCAGAACAGCTTTGCATGCAGCAGCTATGGCTGGAGATGTCG AGGCAACAAAGATAATAGTAGAGAATAAAGGGGATTTGACAAAGGAAACAGATGAAAATGGACACACCCCTCTTCACTATGCTGCGCACTTAGGTCACGATTCAGTTGTGGAAGAGCTGTTAAAATGGGATTTACTTGCTGCCTATGTAGGTGATAAAGAGTGGGAGATGACACCCCTTCTTATGGCAGCCAGGCAAGGCCATGGACAAATAGTAACAAAGATTCTCTCTTCTTGTCCAGGTTGTTGTGAAAAAGTTGACAAAAGGGGCTGGAATTTTCTTCATTTCGTGGCCATTAGAGATCATTCTTTATTTAAAATTCTCCAACGTGATAATGGTTGTAGCACTATATATGGGATAGTAAAAAATCTAAGGCAGTGGAAAAATGCCCTCGGAATCACCCCTCAAGAAGTCTATGACACATGTCGTAGTCGTTTCCATATCACTGATCAGCGTACagagaaaatg GAGCAAATTATGGAATTGTTGAAAGATATTACAGATGAGGAAGTGGCCGAGAAACCAGTTCGTCCCATACCCTGGATAACTATCTCTGCAGATAGGTTGGAGAAGGAAAGAGAGGTTCAGTTAGCAGTGGCAGCACTTATAGCCACCGTCACATTTGCAGTAGCCATAACCGTTCCAGGTGGTTTGGAAAGGGAAAAAGGGTCAGAGCAGGTTACTCCTTTTTTCATTCATGATGCGGCCTTTAAAGCCTTTGTTGTAACAGATGCATTGGCCTTTCTTTTATCTCTTTGTGCCCTCTTCTTCCACTTTGGAATGCTGCCTCCTTTTTTCTCAATTCAGCGCCCTCCATTTATGTCTCATGTCCTTGCCACAACGTTTCTTGGTTATGCAATGTATGCGATG ACTG GAAGAAATAGATCAACAAAAATGGAGCCTGAAGAGGACATCACTCACATGGATGCTTGGCTGTATAAGGCAGCAGCAGAAGGCAACATTGAAGTATTCAATAATAACCAGCAGCTTCAACTTAAGTCGCTAAAGACCCCAAACCGTGACAACGTGCTCCATGTTAACTTGGCAACCCAGGAGATTGCTGCCTGGCTTTTTAACAGATTGCCCTCAATACTCAGATTCCTCCCCGTAAATTATGTACCATTCTATTCGCTTTTGATTTTTTACATTACTATGATAAGAGGAGAAAAAAGATCAGATTTTGTAGAACAAATTCTCAGTAAGGATCGGTCACTGCTAACCCAAACGAATGCTAAAGGTCAAACTCCTTTGCACGTTGCAGCAAGTAATGGGCATTCTGCTATTGTGAAACTTCTAATCAAGTATTGCGCAAGAGCTAGAAATGGAGATTTAGAGAATCTGGGAATGGATCAACTAATTGCAGTGAGGGAGATGTTGAGGATTACGGATCAGGAATCCAACACGGCTTTACATGAAGCAGCAGGGTGTGGCAATGTTGAAGTGGTGAAAGCATTGTTGGAGTTTGAAGACCCTGATTTTCAGTATTCTGCCAACAAAAAACAGGAGACTCCACTTTACATAGCAGCTAGGAAGAGAGGATCTGGGCGCTTGTTGACTCTATTATTAGATAAACCGGAATCAACAGCTCATGGTGGCCCCCACGGTAGAACAGTTTTGCATGCAGCACTTATGGCTGGAGATGCAG AGGCAATAAGGGTAATATTAGAGAAGAAGGGGAATTTGACAAAGGAAAGAGATGAAGATGGGCACACCCCTCTTCATTATGCTGCACACTTGGGTTCTAGATTATCAGTTGTGGAAGAAGTGTTAAAAAGGGATGTATCAGCTGCCTATATAGGTGATAAAAAGAGGGGGATGACACCCCTTCTTATGGCAGCCAGGCAAGGCTATCTTGGAACAGTTTCAAAGATTCTCTCTTTATGTCCAGATTGTTGTGAAAAAGTGGACAACAAAGGTTTGACTTTATTTCATTATCTGGCTTTTAGAGGCTTTCCCTATCCATCAGAGCTTTCTCTTTTCAAGTGTGGTGGTATTGAGATTTCTTTTGTCAAGCCTAGTGGTATTGCGATTTCTTTTGTCAAGAATGGTGGTATTGAGACTGTATATGGATCACTCAGAAATCTAATGAATTTGGAAGGTGCTTTTGGAATGACACCTCAAGAAGTTTATTATGCACTTCGATCTAATAAACAATATCAGAAACAG ACGCAAATCAATGAATTCTTGGAAGAAATTCAGAATGATCAAGTGGCGGAGAAACCAGTTTGTCCCAATCTCTTGCCAACTATCTCTGCAGAAAGCTTGGAGAAGACAAGAGATGCTCATTTAGTAGTGGCAGCACTTATAGCCACCATTGCATTTGCAGCGGCAATAACTGTTCCCGGTGGTTTGAATAGTGAAAAAGGGTCAGAGCAAGGCACTCCCCTTTTGATTGATGAGGTAGCCTTTAAAGCATTTGTTATAACAAATGCATTGGCCTTTATTTTCTCTGTTTCTGCCCTCTTCATCTACTTTGGGGTTATGGATAATATATTATCAGGATTTAAATTTTGGCGTGAAACATTTTTATATCGAACTCGAGCTATTTCTGGGCTTCTTGGCTATGCAACGGTTGCGATGATGATTGCTTTCAGCACAGGCAGTTATGTAGTCTTAAAACCTTCCTACGGACTTGCCATTGTTTCATATCTCATCTGCCCTGCCTTTTTTCTCTCTGTGTTGCTAATTTTGAATATTGCATATCTATGTAACATATAA